The following nucleotide sequence is from Solanum dulcamara chromosome 7, daSolDulc1.2, whole genome shotgun sequence.
TAAAAGGTACTTAGGacaatattttcaaagaaaactAGTCCAAAGTATGTCTAAAGTTATGATGTGAAGGAAAGAATAACTTGATCTGAAACAACTGAAATTGATCCTAAGACGCATTACAGGATAATCCCTGAACTAgagcaaatgaaaatgcaactATGCTAATCTAGTGAATGAACATTACAGAGCATGGAACAAAAATAGCATTAATATGATAAGACTTTTTCTAGTGGCAATATATGAGAAATGGGAGCAAAGAGACACACACACCCTACCTCTTGAAAAACAAGATGTCAAAACATAATGTTCACAAAAGTAAAGGGACTGAATCATAAAGACACGGAAAGAAAAATGTCAGCCAAGTGAAGTGCTGATAGCACACTTGACTTTAAATACACATTTTATTCAGTAGAACATATGTCTACTTCCTTCAACAAGGACATAAGAGACAGAAAAGGAATGTGAATATAGATGTTTATTTACTATACTTGTTTTAATACGTAATGGTAATCGACGGTGAAGAACAGTTGCTGATTTCACTATAAAAGAATGCTTTTAAGGACATAGCAACTAAGATAGATACTCGAAACAAGCAAATGTTCAGTTGGTACGAATTAAACCAAATTAACCATATAAATCCATACCCTCCTTGTTGACAATTTTCAAAAGAATGGATTCGGCATCATAATTGATAGTTCACCACTCAAAGATATAAATGATAAGGCGTTATAGCCAAGCCAACTGATGTTGAAGGAAGTGGCTTGTCTAGTGAAAAATCTTGTTCAATCACATCTTTAGTTACATCTAACACCCTTCTACATAGATATTCTTGTGATAGTTTCGATCATTTTTTCACACTATCAAGAGAAAATTACTTCGAGGCGAAAATTAAAGCAAATGATCAACAAATCAACAATCAAAAACATTATTTTCCGAAATTCCCATATATTACAAGGATGGGGCACTTGTAATTCTCGAATACTAGCATACAAGAAACTTAATGTAACAACTATGAACATGCAAGATTTGGAGTAAACCTCAGAACTCTACTCCATACTTTAATCGAGATCCTCCTGCCTCGGTTGCCCTCCAGAATCCGGATTAGACTCCCCACGAGGAGCATTGTTGCtcgtattgttgttgttgcgaTTGTTAGCACCATTACTTGCTCCTCCGCTGTTGCTCGTCTCAGCAGGTGATCCAAGTCCCCTGAAAAGCCATTGCAATGGTATCCTAAGCCTCCTCTCCCCTGTACTAGGTATCTGAGAATTCTCCTGATTTTCCCCACCTTCTGAACCCCCAAACATCCCACcagtgttgttgttgttggtattattattactagtatTGGCAGTATGCTGCTGTGATGTTTTCCTATTCTCATAATCAGGATCATCAGTAGGCAGCTCATAGCGACACACTGGGCAAGAATTGTGCAACTCCAGCCATGGCATTATACAATCCTTATGGTATATATGTTTGCAAGGTATCTGCTTCGCCTCCATGCCGACTTCAAAAGTATCTTTACAAACTGCACATTGAGATGAATCAGAATCCAACAACTCCTCATTGATCTTAATATCTGGAAGCGCAGCAACAGCCGACTTTGCAGCCGGAGGTGTACCATGACGATTTGGATCATTTTCCGCAAGCTGCTGGATCAATTGCTCAAGCCCAGGCCCAAGAAAATAGTCTCCAAGATTCCCCGGAATCCTAAAATCACCACCAGCTCCGCCTCCTTCTCCTCCGGGATGGTTCTCGAAGATTAATTGAATATTCCCACCTCTCATAGTACTGAAATAGTTGTTTAGGAAAGCGAAAGGATCAAATTGATTGGGGGATCGACCGGGTAAGGCAGTGGAACCACCCGCCATACCACCAAATAGAGCGGAAAGATCATTAAAACCGACAGAACCATCGGCAGGGGAAGCAGCGTTTGAAGAGAAAACAATCGGAAAGCCACCGCCGAAAGGTAGGTCATCGTTAGTGGCGGTGGAGAAAAATGGATGACTATCAGGATTTGGGTTGGAAGGTGGTGCGGTTTCCGATTCCTCTAGAAACGTACCGTTGCAATTAGGGCATGAGAGCTCAGAATTTGGTGATGTCGTAATGGTAACTGTCTGTTCACATTGGTAACAATGGTAATTCTGTGGTTGATTTCCGGCAGCGCCTCCGCCACCTACTGCTCCGGCCGACGACATTCTTTCCTTATCTATATGGAgaaggaagaaaatgaaatttagagagagagagagagagaaacaaaagaaaaaatcgATGAAGTTAGGGAATTTGAGAAATGAAggaaagaggaagaagaggggcGCGTGGCATTTCAACTGCGAGTATAAATAGCTGATGAGTACTACTCGCTTCTGAATGGGTGTTGATGGAAGGTGGGGTCGGTGATAACAACTTCCGACTCCCTCGTTAGTTAACAATCTTCATAGGACTTATCATATTAAACAATAAAatcaaatgtttttttttgttgattcaATTTCAATAATTCAACATCCAACATCTAAATCTACTTCAAATtagtttaaatttgaaatataaattCATGTATTATAAAGAATAAACattaattatcatttttcaaacaacaataaatttaacaaattcatcgttttaaattcttttattatattgcaCTCAATCATATTCTCATGAATAAAAAGCATGTTAAAGTTACCTAATACTGAATTGttgtggaaaaaaaaaacaccacAAGACAACAACTAGTTAAAAAGGATGATCAAAATAAGAGATTGCATGAGGTTTTTACTTACTTTTAGTTTTATAGTCcattatatcattattttaGTGGTTATATATATTAGGTCAGATCATTTCATGCAGATATACATAAGGCATTTTATACATGTAAAAATTTATTATCATTAGGATTCAGGGGTCTACATTATGTCAATGAATATATCACACGTGTTttgtaaataaatttataaccaCTAAACTATAGTTAAGCAAATTTTCACTTTAATTTGTTAATTCTTAAAGTTGTTTATTTTGTTAGGTATCGCAATAAATATTTACCTATTTTGCTGATTTGTTTATCTTATGGTGTAAACTATTTTGTATTATCATGATATTTCATATCAACCTTGATATCATtagatcaaaaataaaataataacatgttAGATAAATTTAATGTTTCTCAAAATGTTATTCCCTTTCCAAGCTATACATTTCCTTCAAATTGTGTCAGCCCAAGTGGCTGAATTAAGGGAAGTTCATGTGGGGTAAGTAAGCAATTGTTTTCTATGCTAAGTCCAGAGTTTAACTCTTGTTTGGGTCAATTCAAGTTTaaattgagtttaatatgatTTGAAGTTCAAAATAAGCAACCCTAAATAGTAACTATCCCTcaatatcaaataaattgagAACAATTACATGAACTTTTATTGATCATATTTCtatatcaaataataataaaagtaaaaaaatatattaatatacacatagataataataataattataaaagtTCTCTcgatataaataattaaaagttcAGAAAATAAGTGGGTCGACaaaatttagaagaattaaaaaaaGGGAAGGAAGTGATTTATTTTAGGTAATTTTAATTGAAATAAGGACAGGACTCCTttatagattttttattttatatgttatCTGTTAGCATGAGTTAGAGTTTTTGTCCAAAATCATCCTTACACTATATTctaagtttaaattatatttttaaaatattattcttagCAGAAAACATcctttaagtatttaaagtttAACAATTTTCATTCTTCTGCTAGAATTTTTCAGAAAAGTAACAGATTCTACAAAAATCAAGTCACtcatttgtatttattattctaaCATACGCCAAAATATTATCGTAAACTTTTTGAGCGATTGAGTTTAATTAGcagtttttttcatttatttctcatgtgatttaatattaaaaattactAATTGAAATATGTTTCTTCTCAACTGAATCTGCTTAAGCTGTGTTTGCAGGAGACTTCCACTTCTAGTAATGGAGAATGAAACTCGAATGCAAGACataatcaaaattttgattaaaaactcAAATGAGAGACATAATTAGAATTTTGATCACCTTAATATTAGATTGCACTGAAAAATTATTGACACAACTACAATTTGACTTTAAAAAAGGCGAAGATAATTAAGCTCCAGTTTTTTTCTATTggtaaaagagaagaagaacaGATCATGTATCATCACACCttcctaatattttttgtttcagCAAGCAATTGTGTCCACgatttttaatattctttttttagGAGCTTTTTATAGCAGAtaataaattatgcataatttttttttgttcacaTGAATTGCACAAGTTTCTGTAGGATTGCTTAATTTTTTTACAATATCTAATTGAAGGATGAAAAttgttaatttttaaatacttgaagaatattttttatcaaaaaatatattttaaaaatgttaTTTAAGTTTGAGgtaagtttaaaaatatttttggtcaAAAACTCGCATGAGTTACTATCATATAGAATTAAAGAGTATAAAGAAATTagtgataaataataatagcaCGAAAGGAACCCAAGAGGTTAAGCAAGTTGGATACGTAAGCATTGTGTTTTAAGCCACGTTGCAATACTTCACGTGAACTCCTTTTTCTTGtgctataaaaaaaataagaagaaaaagctacagcaataaaaaattattagaattttaattatttttttaaaattttgaagaggtatattatttttggcttagataaattatgaatttttttagtggagttgagatttttatttcatccaataagaaaatgacatatgatagatattttaaaaaataaaaaataaaaagagggtTGTTAGTTTCAAGGATTATAGTGAGCCAAGTAgggtatttttagatcaaaagaTGAGTAGATGGGTATTTTTATATCAAAAGGgtatttttaaactttttccTAGTTCAAAGATATTTTTGGCCCTTttccatatttataaataaattttcgtaaaatatgaaaataaaatattttattggtgtAAAAACTTTCCAGTGACAATGTGTTACTTAAATTCGAGTTGATTTATTTGCAATGAAGAGCAGAGAAGAGCACCAACAAGAAAAATCGAAAAACAATAAGGCCAAATACAGCCTTGTTGCTGAACAAACATTATAACCAAGGAATGACAAGTTGTGTGGATCCTATTACGATGAAAATTTGATCTCTTGTTTTTACTGTTATATTGGGAGTTACTTGACAGTTAGCGACTGGTTCATCATTCAAGCTAGAAGAATCAAAGTTACACCATAGGATTCTTTATTGACATTTAAAACCAACTGGAGCCAGGAACTTTCTTGACATCCCTGCTTTGCATCAATTCTCTCACAGTTCCAACTCCATCCCAGTTTTGCAAACCAGCAAATGTATTGGACAATAACACATAGATTGAAGGATCAACTTTGTCAACTTGTAATGCTCGTTCTGCTGCTCGCTTAGCAGTTTCCATATCCCCATGAAGCCGGGATGCCCCAAGCAATGTTTGCCATACCAGCAAACCTGGTTGAAAGGGCATGCTCAAGGTTAATTCCTCAGCTTCTCTAATGCGTCCAGCACGTCCAAGTAGATTCACCATACAAGCATAGTGATCTTCTGCGGGGAGAATACCATAGTCATCACTCATTGAAGTGAAATACTTCCATCCCTCATCGATAAGTCCTCCTTGGCTGCAAGCATAAAGCACACATATGAAGGTAATGTAGTTAGGCTCTGCCCCTTCCTCCCTCATCTGATGGAAGATTTCAAGAGCTTTTTTGGGATATCCATTTTGCGCATAGCCCATAATCATAGTGGTCCATGAAACAGTAGTGTGTTCACCCATTGACTGAAAAACCATGAATGCCCCATCCATGCAACCACATTTAGCGTACATGTCGAGCAATGCATTATCTACACAGACATCAATGTCATCCCCAAGTTTGATCCTCAAGCCATGAACTTTCTCCCCTTCTTTAAAAGAGGCTATATTGGCACATGCACTAAAAGCAGTTGCTAGAGTAAACTTATTAGGCATTACTCCTGCCCTTCTCATTTCTCCAATGACCCTGAGCGCTTCAATTGGCTCGTCACAATTCAAACACCCTGCTGCCATTTGCGTCCAGGAACAAACGTCTTTAAAACAGATCTCCTCGAATGCTTTGAAACCCTCACCCAAACTTCGATTTTTCAAATACATATCCACCAAAGAGTTCCCTACACACATCTCACTTCCATGACCAGACTTAACAAGCTGGGAATGTACTTGCACACCCAAATCAAGAGCAAAAAGCTCTGCTATCCCAGTAAGAACACTAGCAAAACTGAAGTTATCTGGTACAACTCCTTCGTGGATCATCCTGTACCAAAGCCTTGGTACCTCTGAGCAACAAAATTGCATGCAACCACCTAGCATTGCATTCCAAGTCACAATATCTTTATTGGAACACCGCTGAAAAACCATTAATGCTTCATCTAATCTACCGTGCCTtatcaaagtcgtcaaaaaagCATTCACTAAATAAACATTGGACTCGAATCCAAGTTCTGTAATTAGTCCATATACTTGGTATGCATTAGTCAAGCTTAATCTATCCTCAAACGAGCAAGCGTGGAGGGCACTGACGAAAGTGAACTCGTTAGGCTTCGTCCCACTCAGGTGCATACGGGCAAACAAAGAAAAAGCTTCAATAGGGAAGCCCTTTTGCACAAAGCCAGCAATGAGAGCAGTCCAAGACACCACATTTCTCTCAGTCATTTCATCAAACAGTTTGAGTCCGTCCGCAGTGTCACCACATTTCACATAAGCATTTAGAAGATGGTTGTGTAAGTATAGCGAAGACGTACTGCCTGGGTTTTTCAGCAGTTTCGCGTGAATGGCTTTGGCGTTATCCAATCTTGATGTCTCCACACATTGACGCAGTATATTCGAATATTTACTCTCCTCCTCTTGGTTCTTGTCCCATATGACAGATGCTCTGTAGTATTTCTTATTTGTAAATTTAGAAAAAGATGCTTCATTATGAATACAAATTAGTATTTCACCTAAAGTTGTGAGCTTTTTGAGTTTAGAAGGAAGCATATGGATATTTTGtaaagaaaacaagaaatatATGTAGCTACAATATGTCTCATATATAATACCAACTAAAGTTTTGAATCAAAATGAACTCTTTTTAATTCCCAGAAGCTTGAATATAGTATCCATAAAATAGAAGAAAAGCACATCAACTGAGCAAACCATTCATAGTATGCCTCAGATCTATTAAAGCTTGACATTAGATCACAACCTAAGATAAAGTAATTGTGACTTTCCTGTTTAATATCTCTGTCTGATCAGCATCATATGCACTTCCATATAATTAAAAACTAGTGCAATTAAAGCCTTTCTAAACATGCTCACACCAAGGATGGAACAAAAACTGATGGATATCCCAAGCATATTCAGAAAGAACATATCGGTCATGGCCCATGTACATTGCTAAATCAAAGGAGAAAAGAGTGACTTTTTTATGCCTAAGCAAGTGGGACTAAGCTCATTGTATATGGAACCACAATAGCAGAAAAAAAAGGCTTTGGC
It contains:
- the LOC129895870 gene encoding E3 ubiquitin-protein ligase RING1-like, producing MSSAGAVGGGGAAGNQPQNYHCYQCEQTVTITTSPNSELSCPNCNGTFLEESETAPPSNPNPDSHPFFSTATNDDLPFGGGFPIVFSSNAASPADGSVGFNDLSALFGGMAGGSTALPGRSPNQFDPFAFLNNYFSTMRGGNIQLIFENHPGGEGGGAGGDFRIPGNLGDYFLGPGLEQLIQQLAENDPNRHGTPPAAKSAVAALPDIKINEELLDSDSSQCAVCKDTFEVGMEAKQIPCKHIYHKDCIMPWLELHNSCPVCRYELPTDDPDYENRKTSQQHTANTSNNNTNNNNTGGMFGGSEGGENQENSQIPSTGERRLRIPLQWLFRGLGSPAETSNSGGASNGANNRNNNNTSNNAPRGESNPDSGGQPRQEDLD
- the LOC129893757 gene encoding pentatricopeptide repeat-containing protein At2g13600-like codes for the protein MLPSKLKKLTTLGEILICIHNEASFSKFTNKKYYRASVIWDKNQEEESKYSNILRQCVETSRLDNAKAIHAKLLKNPGSTSSLYLHNHLLNAYVKCGDTADGLKLFDEMTERNVVSWTALIAGFVQKGFPIEAFSLFARMHLSGTKPNEFTFVSALHACSFEDRLSLTNAYQVYGLITELGFESNVYLVNAFLTTLIRHGRLDEALMVFQRCSNKDIVTWNAMLGGCMQFCCSEVPRLWYRMIHEGVVPDNFSFASVLTGIAELFALDLGVQVHSQLVKSGHGSEMCVGNSLVDMYLKNRSLGEGFKAFEEICFKDVCSWTQMAAGCLNCDEPIEALRVIGEMRRAGVMPNKFTLATAFSACANIASFKEGEKVHGLRIKLGDDIDVCVDNALLDMYAKCGCMDGAFMVFQSMGEHTTVSWTTMIMGYAQNGYPKKALEIFHQMREEGAEPNYITFICVLYACSQGGLIDEGWKYFTSMSDDYGILPAEDHYACMVNLLGRAGRIREAEELTLSMPFQPGLLVWQTLLGASRLHGDMETAKRAAERALQVDKVDPSIYVLLSNTFAGLQNWDGVGTVRELMQSRDVKKVPGSSWF